In Pseudomonas sp. MYb327, one DNA window encodes the following:
- the fabZ gene encoding 3-hydroxyacyl-ACP dehydratase FabZ yields MMDINEIREYLPHRYPFLLVDRVVDLDVEGKRIRAYKNVSINEPFFNGHFPAHPIMPGVLIIEAMAQAAGILGFKMLDVKPADGTLYYFVGSDKLRFRQPVLPGDQLILEAKFLSCKRQIWKFECQASVDGKPVCSAEIICAERKL; encoded by the coding sequence ATGATGGACATCAACGAGATTCGCGAATACCTGCCTCACCGTTACCCGTTCCTGCTGGTGGACCGGGTCGTGGATCTGGATGTGGAAGGCAAGCGCATTCGCGCCTACAAGAATGTCAGCATCAACGAACCGTTCTTCAATGGTCACTTCCCTGCGCATCCAATCATGCCGGGCGTGCTGATCATCGAAGCGATGGCTCAGGCTGCCGGGATCCTTGGTTTCAAGATGCTCGACGTGAAACCGGCCGACGGCACCCTTTATTACTTCGTAGGCTCCGACAAACTGCGTTTCCGCCAGCCGGTATTGCCGGGCGATCAGTTGATCCTTGAAGCCAAATTCCTGAGCTGCAAGCGTCAGATCTGGAAGTTTGAATGCCAGGCTTCGGTCGACGGCAAACCGGTCTGCTCTGCTGAAATCATCTGTGCGGAACGCAAACTATGA
- the lpxD gene encoding UDP-3-O-(3-hydroxymyristoyl)glucosamine N-acyltransferase, with protein sequence MTATIKLGQLAEFLGATLRGDPEKAITGLATLQEAGPAQLSFLANPQYRKYLAGCQAAALLLKAADAEGFAGDALVVPDPYTAYARISHLFDPKPKAAAGIHPSAVIAPDAVVDPAASIGAFVVIESGAQIGAGTTIGAHCFIGARSVIGEGGWLAPRVTLYHDVRVGKRVVIQSGAVLGGEGFGFANEKGIWQKIAQIGGVLVGDDVEIGVNTAIDRGALADTIIGNGVKLDNQIQIAHNVQVGDHTAMAACVGISGSTKIGKHCMLAGGVGLVGHIDICDNVFITGMTMVTHSITEPGAYSSGTAMQPAAEWRKSAARIRQLDDIARRLRQLEKQVGEVTPDGNASSDG encoded by the coding sequence ATGACCGCGACTATCAAGCTCGGCCAATTGGCCGAGTTCCTCGGCGCCACACTGCGTGGCGACCCTGAGAAAGCAATTACTGGGCTAGCCACCTTGCAGGAGGCTGGCCCAGCTCAGTTGAGCTTTCTGGCAAATCCCCAATACCGTAAATACCTGGCTGGTTGTCAGGCTGCAGCCCTGTTGCTGAAAGCCGCTGACGCCGAGGGGTTTGCCGGGGATGCGCTGGTGGTGCCTGATCCTTACACCGCCTACGCTCGCATTTCTCATCTGTTCGATCCCAAGCCAAAGGCCGCCGCGGGTATTCATCCGTCTGCAGTCATTGCGCCGGACGCGGTCGTTGATCCGGCGGCGAGTATCGGTGCCTTCGTGGTCATCGAAAGCGGTGCGCAGATTGGCGCTGGTACGACCATTGGTGCGCATTGTTTCATCGGTGCCCGTAGCGTCATCGGTGAAGGAGGCTGGCTTGCACCGCGCGTCACGCTGTATCACGACGTGCGCGTCGGCAAACGGGTGGTTATTCAATCCGGTGCCGTGCTCGGTGGTGAAGGCTTCGGTTTTGCCAACGAGAAAGGCATTTGGCAGAAAATCGCCCAGATTGGTGGTGTTCTGGTCGGTGACGACGTGGAGATTGGCGTGAATACGGCCATCGACCGTGGTGCACTGGCCGATACGATCATTGGCAACGGCGTGAAGCTCGACAACCAGATTCAGATTGCCCATAACGTCCAGGTCGGTGATCACACCGCCATGGCAGCGTGCGTGGGAATATCCGGCAGCACCAAAATCGGCAAGCATTGCATGCTCGCCGGTGGCGTAGGGCTGGTGGGGCATATCGATATTTGCGACAACGTTTTCATCACCGGGATGACCATGGTGACTCACTCGATTACCGAGCCGGGCGCTTATTCTTCCGGTACGGCGATGCAACCGGCAGCCGAGTGGCGCAAAAGCGCGGCACGTATTCGTCAGCTCGATGACATCGCGCGGCGTCTGCGACAGCTGGAAAAGCAAGTAGGGGAAGTGACCCCTGACGGTAATGCTTCATCAGATGGCTGA
- a CDS encoding OmpH family outer membrane protein, protein MRKLTQLVLLASVLVAGPAFADMKIAVLNYQMALLESDAAKKYAVDAEKKFGPQLTKLKTLESSAKGIQDRLMAGGDKMQQGERERLELEFKQKARDFQFQSKELNEAKAVADREMLKQLKPKLDSAVEEVIKKGAFDLVFERGAVIDVKPQYDITRQVIERMNQLK, encoded by the coding sequence GTGCGTAAGTTGACTCAATTGGTTCTCCTGGCTTCCGTACTGGTAGCGGGCCCGGCATTTGCCGACATGAAAATTGCCGTGCTGAACTATCAGATGGCGCTGCTGGAGTCCGATGCGGCCAAGAAATACGCCGTGGATGCCGAGAAAAAGTTCGGTCCTCAACTGACCAAGCTCAAGACGCTGGAAAGCAGCGCCAAGGGTATCCAGGACCGTCTGATGGCTGGTGGCGACAAAATGCAGCAAGGCGAGCGTGAGCGTCTGGAGCTTGAATTCAAGCAAAAGGCCCGTGATTTCCAGTTCCAGTCCAAAGAACTGAACGAAGCCAAAGCCGTTGCTGACCGTGAAATGCTGAAGCAGCTCAAACCGAAACTGGACAGTGCTGTGGAAGAAGTCATCAAGAAAGGTGCTTTTGACCTGGTCTTCGAGCGTGGCGCAGTGATTGATGTCAAACCTCAGTACGACATCACGCGCCAGGTTATCGAGCGCATGAATCAGCTGAAGTAA
- the bamA gene encoding outer membrane protein assembly factor BamA encodes MKRLLLTAVLTVLMIAEVHAESFTISDIRVNGLQRVSAGSVFGALPLNVGEQADDRRLVESTRALFKTGFFQDIQLGRDGNVLVITVVERPSVASIEIEGNKAISTEDLMKGLKQSGLAEGEIFQRATLEGVRNELQRQYVAQGRYSATVDTEVVPQPRNRVGLKVNINEGTVAAIQHINVVGNTVFPDEDLIDLFELKTTNWLSFFKNDDKYAREKLSGDLERLRSYYLDRGYINMDIASTQVSITPDKKHVYITVNINEGDKYTVRDVKLSGDLKVPEDQVKSLLLVQKGQVFSRKLMTTTSELITRRLGNEGYTFANVNGVPQPHDEDHTVDITFAVDPGKRAYVNRINFRGNTKSEDEVLRREMRQMEGGWASTYLIDQSKTRLERLGFFKEVNVETPAVPGVDDQVDVNYSVEEQASGSITASVGFAQSAGLILGGSITQNNFLGTGNKVSIGLTRSEYQSRYNFGYVDPYWTADGVSLGYNAFYRTTDYDDLDVDVASYSVDSLGAGVSVGYPISETSRLTFGLTAQQDEIKTGVYTVDEIFDFVDKEGDKYLNFKASAGWSESTLNKGVLATRGHSQSLVLETTTPGSDLSFFKLDYRGQMFQPLSENYTMRLHTELGYGDGYGSTDGLPFYENYYAGGFNSVRGFKDSTLGPRSTPSTGKNPGTAVDPDQDPLPFGGNVLIQGGVEVLFPLPFVKDQRSLRTSVFWDVGNVFDSSCSDTTNADGTKSNTKCNDISLSNMASSVGVGVTWVTALGPLSFALAMPVKKPDDAETQVFQFSLGQTF; translated from the coding sequence ATGAAACGTCTGCTGCTAACTGCGGTTCTCACCGTATTGATGATCGCCGAAGTTCACGCCGAGTCCTTCACTATCTCTGATATTCGCGTCAATGGCCTCCAGCGGGTCTCCGCGGGTAGCGTCTTTGGTGCTTTGCCGTTGAACGTCGGTGAACAGGCGGATGATCGTCGCCTGGTGGAATCCACTCGTGCGTTGTTCAAAACCGGTTTCTTTCAAGATATCCAGCTGGGCCGCGATGGCAACGTTCTGGTCATCACTGTAGTCGAGCGTCCGTCGGTCGCCAGTATCGAGATCGAAGGTAACAAGGCGATCTCCACTGAAGACCTGATGAAGGGCCTCAAGCAATCCGGCCTGGCTGAAGGCGAGATCTTCCAGCGCGCGACCCTCGAAGGCGTGCGTAACGAGCTGCAACGCCAATACGTCGCCCAGGGCCGCTACTCGGCCACCGTGGACACCGAAGTGGTGCCACAGCCGCGTAACCGCGTCGGTCTGAAGGTTAATATCAACGAAGGCACTGTTGCTGCTATTCAGCACATCAACGTGGTGGGTAACACGGTCTTCCCTGATGAAGACCTGATCGACCTGTTCGAACTCAAGACCACCAACTGGCTGTCGTTTTTCAAGAACGACGACAAGTATGCCCGTGAAAAACTTTCCGGTGACCTGGAACGTCTGCGTTCCTACTACCTGGACCGTGGTTATATCAACATGGATATCGCCTCGACCCAGGTGTCCATCACCCCGGACAAGAAGCACGTCTATATCACCGTCAACATCAACGAAGGTGACAAGTACACCGTTCGTGACGTGAAGCTGAGCGGCGACCTGAAAGTGCCTGAAGACCAGGTCAAGTCCCTGCTGCTGGTCCAGAAAGGCCAAGTGTTCTCGCGCAAGCTGATGACCACTACTTCCGAACTGATCACCCGTCGTCTGGGTAACGAGGGCTACACCTTCGCCAACGTCAACGGCGTACCACAGCCTCACGATGAAGATCACACCGTAGACATCACTTTCGCTGTTGATCCGGGCAAGCGTGCTTACGTGAACCGTATCAACTTCCGTGGCAACACCAAGTCGGAAGACGAAGTGCTGCGTCGTGAAATGCGTCAGATGGAAGGTGGTTGGGCTTCGACTTACCTGATCGACCAATCCAAGACTCGTCTGGAGCGTCTGGGCTTCTTCAAGGAAGTCAACGTTGAGACGCCAGCAGTACCGGGCGTCGATGACCAGGTGGATGTCAACTACAGCGTTGAAGAGCAAGCCTCCGGTTCGATTACCGCCAGCGTCGGTTTCGCCCAGAGCGCGGGTCTGATCCTCGGTGGTTCGATCACCCAGAACAACTTCCTCGGTACCGGTAACAAGGTCAGCATCGGCTTGACCCGCAGCGAATACCAGAGCCGCTATAACTTCGGTTATGTCGACCCCTACTGGACTGCTGACGGTGTGAGCCTGGGTTACAACGCGTTCTACCGCACCACCGACTACGATGACCTCGACGTCGACGTAGCGAGCTACTCCGTAGACAGCTTGGGTGCAGGCGTAAGCGTTGGCTATCCGATCAGCGAGACTTCGCGTCTGACCTTCGGTCTGACCGCTCAGCAGGACGAGATCAAGACCGGTGTGTACACCGTTGACGAGATCTTCGACTTCGTTGACAAGGAAGGCGACAAGTACCTGAACTTCAAGGCTTCGGCCGGTTGGTCCGAGTCCACCTTGAACAAGGGTGTGCTGGCAACGCGTGGTCACTCCCAAAGCCTGGTGCTGGAAACCACGACGCCGGGCAGCGACCTGTCGTTCTTCAAACTCGACTACCGTGGCCAGATGTTCCAGCCTTTGAGCGAGAACTACACCATGCGCCTGCATACCGAGTTGGGTTATGGCGATGGTTACGGTTCGACCGATGGTTTGCCTTTCTATGAAAACTACTATGCTGGTGGTTTCAACTCGGTTCGCGGCTTCAAGGACAGCACGCTGGGTCCTCGCAGTACGCCAAGTACCGGCAAGAACCCTGGCACTGCAGTCGATCCGGACCAGGATCCGCTGCCGTTCGGTGGTAACGTCCTGATCCAGGGTGGTGTGGAAGTTCTGTTCCCGCTGCCGTTCGTCAAGGATCAACGTTCCCTGCGCACTTCGGTATTCTGGGATGTGGGTAACGTGTTCGACTCGTCGTGCTCGGATACCACAAACGCCGATGGCACGAAGTCCAACACCAAGTGCAACGACATCAGTCTGAGCAATATGGCCAGTTCCGTCGGTGTGGGTGTGACCTGGGTCACCGCACTGGGTCCTCTGAGTTTTGCGTTGGCCATGCCAGTCAAGAAACCGGATGACGCTGAAACTCAAGTGTTCCAATTCTCCCTCGGCCAGACGTTCTAA
- the rseP gene encoding sigma E protease regulator RseP: protein MSALYMIVGTLVALGVLVTFHEFGHFWVARRCGVKVLRFSVGFGMPLLRWHDKKGTEFVVAAIPLGGYVKMLDEREGEVPADQLDQSFNRKTVHQRIAIVAAGPIANFLLALAFFWVLAMLGSEQVRPVIGAVETGSIAAKAGLNAGQEIISIDGEPTSGWAAVNLQLVRRLGESGSLQVLVRDQGSTVDAPRELALDKWLKGADEPDPIRSLGIRPWRPALPPVLAEIDPKGPAQAAGLKTGDRLLALDGKSLDDWQQVVDTVRMHPDTKIMLRVERDAAQIDVPVTLAARGDKKTPSGYLGAGVKAVDWPPEMVREVSYGPLAAIGEGARRTWTMSVLTLDSLKKMLFGELSVKNLSGPITIAKVAGASAQSGVADFLNFLAYLSISLGVLNLLPIPVLDGGHLLFYLIEWARGRPLSDRVQGWGIQIGISLVVGVMLLALVNDLGRL from the coding sequence TCTCCGTGGGCTTCGGGATGCCGCTGTTGCGCTGGCACGACAAGAAAGGTACTGAATTCGTGGTGGCTGCCATTCCGCTGGGTGGCTACGTAAAGATGCTCGACGAGCGTGAAGGCGAAGTGCCTGCGGATCAGCTCGATCAATCCTTCAACCGCAAAACCGTGCATCAGCGCATCGCCATCGTGGCGGCGGGACCGATTGCCAATTTTCTGTTGGCATTGGCGTTTTTCTGGGTGCTGGCCATGCTCGGCAGTGAGCAGGTGCGCCCCGTCATTGGTGCTGTAGAGACGGGCAGTATCGCCGCCAAGGCCGGTTTGAATGCAGGCCAGGAAATTATCTCCATCGACGGCGAGCCGACTTCAGGCTGGGCGGCGGTAAATTTACAGCTGGTCCGTCGCCTTGGGGAGAGCGGTTCCCTGCAAGTGTTGGTTCGTGATCAGGGCTCCACGGTTGACGCGCCACGTGAGCTGGCTCTGGATAAATGGCTCAAGGGGGCCGACGAGCCGGATCCGATTCGCTCGCTGGGTATTCGTCCCTGGCGTCCGGCATTGCCGCCGGTCCTGGCTGAGATTGATCCGAAAGGCCCGGCCCAGGCGGCTGGACTGAAAACCGGTGACCGCTTGCTGGCACTTGACGGCAAGTCGCTGGATGACTGGCAGCAGGTGGTCGATACCGTTCGTATGCATCCTGATACCAAAATCATGCTGCGGGTAGAGCGTGATGCTGCTCAAATCGACGTCCCTGTCACGCTGGCTGCGCGTGGCGACAAGAAAACGCCGAGTGGTTATCTGGGTGCGGGGGTGAAGGCTGTCGATTGGCCACCGGAGATGGTTCGAGAGGTCAGCTACGGTCCTTTGGCAGCGATTGGGGAGGGGGCTCGACGCACTTGGACCATGAGCGTTCTGACCCTCGATTCGCTGAAGAAAATGTTGTTCGGTGAGCTCTCGGTAAAAAACTTGAGTGGACCGATAACCATTGCTAAAGTGGCGGGCGCTTCGGCCCAGTCGGGTGTCGCTGATTTCCTGAATTTCCTTGCTTATCTGAGTATTAGCTTGGGCGTTCTGAATTTGCTGCCCATTCCTGTGTTGGATGGGGGGCATTTGTTGTTTTATCTGATCGAGTGGGCGCGTGGTCGTCCCTTGTCGGATCGGGTGCAGGGTTGGGGGATACAGATCGGTATCAGTTTGGTGGTCGGAGTGATGTTGCTCGCTTTGGTCAATGATCTGGGTCGTCTGTAA